A section of the Streptomyces sp. Je 1-369 genome encodes:
- a CDS encoding non-ribosomal peptide synthetase: MKSSTAAHGAALAEVWPLSPLQEGLLFHADFDDRGPDVYAVQFLLDVTGPLDPDRLRASWETLLDRHAALRASFHRRKSGEAVQLITRNVPLPWREADLSDLTEPQDMTDQAEKLAAQERAQRLDLTVPPLLRLLLLRLGTDRHRLVVTSHHLLMDGWSMPVLLNELSQVYEAGGGPLVLKRAASYGEYLAWLGRQDKEAARAAWRAELAGADGPTLVAPADPSGALVLPEETPLRLSEDDTRALTETGRAHGLTVNTLVQGAWALVLAPLAGRTDVVFGATVAGRPAELPGVESMVGLLINTLPVRVRLDGAQPVTELLTRLQERQSALIAHQHLGLAEIQKLAGPGAVFDTLVVYENYPTPPARPATEDLPAFTASAGHQATNYPVTLGILATDRHLHVHVTSRPDLIPQEKAAELGRRLIRVLRQIATDPTTPTARIDVLEAPERERVLREWNDTERTAPTESVLHDFERWASRTPDAVAVRCGEEALSYAELEVRADRLARRLVGLGVGPESRVGLCLPRGVDMVVGELGVWKAGGAFVPLDPEYSADRLSFMVADSGAGVVVGAGESLAGVAVGGARVVLLGEDDAECSEVPVGVRLSAELLAYVIYTSGSTGRPKGVAVAHGGVANLAAAMRPVLGVDAGVSVLQFASFSFDAAVLDVAVTLSGGGTLAIASAEERAEPSALVAMIESAGVSTASVVPSLLGVLDPATVPGVHNWVLGAELLTGELASRWTAQARVWNTYGPTEATVMATAGPVDATTGPTDDPPPIGRPLGNVRTYVLDGFLRPLPVGATGELYVAGPGVARGYVGRPDLTAERFVACPFGAGGRMYRTGDLARWTADGQLSFVGRADEQVKVRGFRVEPGEVEAVLAAHPGVRQAAVIAREDRPGDKRLVGYVVPDGEREVDAESLRVHVAGRLPEYMVPAAVVVLDELPLTVNGKVDRAALPAPDFAARTIGREPRTESERVLCALFAEVLGLERVGVEDGFFELGGDSISSMQLASRARRAGLVITPRQVFEERTPEGLAAVVRAPDEARTTVDVGVGEVPWTPVMRASGERAARPGFAQWVVLGVPGGLGLDVLAVGLSAVLDAHDMLRARTVPGEARLVVAEPGSVDAASSLSRVDAVGAGPEVVRELAAGAAREAAGRLDPVAGVMVRAVWVDAGPDRAGQLVLVAHHLVVDGVSWRVLVPDLRAACEAVAEGRVPEVDPVGTSFRRWSQLLTAEATGEQRVAELDGWLDLLGETQPHLARRGLDSCLDTVGTLRRQSWVVPPEQAEALLSRTPTAFHCGVDDILLAALAGAVAHWRPEAAAGLLVDVEGHGREPLGGHDDVDLSRTVGWFAAAHPVRLDASGIDLAEARAGGPAAGALLKSVKEQLRAVPGGDGLGYELLRHLNAETAPVLRARPAPEIGFNYMGRFTSDVRASSATGAWQLQGETAIGGSSDPDMPLRHLLDAGAMVQDTPGGRRPQLTVTLSRPGHLVADDEAEELGRTWVELLCGVAAHTDAPAAGGHTPSDFPLLDLAQDEVDEFEGAPGPTAAQDPS; the protein is encoded by the coding sequence GTGAAGTCTTCAACCGCCGCCCACGGCGCGGCCCTGGCCGAAGTGTGGCCCCTGTCGCCCTTGCAGGAAGGGCTGCTGTTCCACGCGGACTTCGACGACCGGGGCCCCGACGTCTACGCCGTCCAGTTCCTGCTGGACGTGACAGGGCCCCTGGACCCGGACCGGCTCCGCGCCTCGTGGGAGACGCTGCTCGACCGGCACGCGGCGCTGCGGGCCAGCTTCCACCGCAGGAAGTCCGGCGAGGCGGTGCAGCTCATCACCCGCAACGTGCCGCTGCCCTGGCGCGAGGCCGACCTCTCGGACCTCACCGAGCCGCAGGACATGACCGACCAGGCCGAGAAACTGGCGGCACAGGAACGCGCCCAGCGCCTGGACCTGACCGTCCCCCCGCTGCTCCGCCTCCTCCTGCTCCGACTCGGCACGGACCGGCACCGCCTCGTCGTGACGTCCCACCACCTCCTGATGGACGGCTGGTCGATGCCGGTCCTCCTGAACGAGCTCTCACAGGTGTACGAGGCGGGCGGCGGCCCGCTCGTACTGAAGCGCGCGGCCTCCTACGGTGAATATCTGGCGTGGCTGGGACGCCAGGACAAGGAGGCCGCGCGCGCGGCATGGCGAGCGGAGCTGGCAGGAGCGGACGGGCCGACGCTCGTGGCACCGGCCGACCCGAGCGGCGCCCTCGTCCTGCCGGAAGAGACACCCTTGCGCCTGTCCGAGGACGACACGCGGGCCCTGACGGAGACGGGCCGCGCCCACGGACTCACGGTGAACACACTGGTGCAGGGCGCGTGGGCCCTGGTGCTCGCCCCCCTCGCCGGCCGCACGGACGTCGTCTTCGGCGCCACCGTCGCGGGCCGCCCCGCCGAACTCCCGGGCGTCGAGTCGATGGTCGGCCTGCTCATCAACACGCTCCCGGTCCGTGTACGCCTGGACGGCGCGCAGCCCGTGACCGAGCTCCTGACCCGCCTCCAGGAGCGCCAGTCGGCCCTCATCGCCCACCAGCACCTGGGCCTCGCGGAGATCCAGAAGCTCGCCGGTCCCGGAGCGGTCTTCGACACCCTTGTGGTCTACGAGAACTACCCCACGCCTCCCGCCCGCCCTGCCACCGAAGACCTCCCCGCCTTCACCGCGTCGGCAGGCCATCAGGCGACCAACTACCCGGTGACCCTCGGCATCCTCGCCACCGACCGCCACCTCCACGTCCACGTCACGTCCCGCCCGGACCTCATCCCCCAGGAGAAGGCAGCCGAGTTGGGCCGACGGCTCATCCGCGTCCTCCGGCAGATCGCGACCGACCCGACGACCCCGACCGCCCGCATCGACGTCCTGGAGGCCCCGGAGCGCGAACGCGTACTCCGCGAGTGGAACGACACGGAACGCACGGCGCCGACCGAGTCCGTCCTGCACGACTTCGAGCGTTGGGCGTCCCGTACACCGGACGCGGTGGCGGTGCGGTGTGGTGAGGAGGCTTTGTCGTACGCGGAGTTGGAGGTGCGGGCGGATCGGCTGGCGCGGCGGTTGGTGGGGCTGGGGGTGGGTCCTGAGTCGCGTGTGGGGCTGTGTCTGCCGCGTGGTGTCGACATGGTCGTGGGGGAGTTGGGGGTGTGGAAGGCGGGTGGTGCGTTCGTTCCGCTGGATCCGGAGTATTCGGCTGATCGGTTGTCGTTCATGGTGGCCGACAGTGGTGCGGGTGTTGTGGTGGGTGCGGGGGAGAGTCTGGCGGGCGTGGCGGTCGGCGGGGCGCGGGTCGTGCTGCTCGGCGAGGACGACGCGGAGTGCTCCGAGGTCCCCGTTGGCGTGCGGCTGTCTGCGGAGCTGCTGGCGTACGTGATCTATACGTCGGGTTCGACGGGTCGTCCCAAGGGTGTGGCTGTCGCGCATGGTGGCGTGGCGAATCTGGCGGCGGCGATGCGTCCGGTTCTTGGTGTGGACGCGGGCGTCTCGGTGTTGCAGTTCGCGTCGTTCAGCTTCGACGCGGCGGTGCTGGATGTGGCGGTGACGCTGTCCGGTGGCGGCACGCTGGCGATCGCTTCCGCGGAGGAGCGGGCCGAGCCGTCCGCGCTGGTGGCGATGATCGAGTCGGCGGGGGTGAGCACAGCCAGCGTCGTGCCTTCCTTGCTGGGCGTGCTGGACCCCGCCACGGTGCCGGGCGTACACAACTGGGTCCTCGGCGCCGAGCTGTTGACGGGCGAGCTGGCGAGCCGGTGGACGGCACAGGCACGCGTGTGGAACACCTACGGCCCGACGGAAGCCACCGTGATGGCCACGGCGGGACCGGTGGACGCCACGACGGGGCCCACCGACGATCCGCCGCCGATCGGCCGCCCGCTGGGCAACGTACGGACGTACGTCCTGGACGGGTTTCTGCGACCGCTTCCGGTCGGGGCGACGGGAGAGTTGTACGTGGCCGGGCCGGGTGTGGCCCGGGGGTATGTGGGGCGGCCGGACCTGACGGCTGAACGCTTCGTGGCGTGCCCGTTCGGTGCGGGCGGCCGCATGTATCGCACCGGGGACCTGGCCCGCTGGACGGCCGACGGGCAGTTGTCGTTCGTCGGGCGTGCGGACGAGCAGGTGAAGGTGCGTGGGTTCCGGGTGGAGCCGGGGGAGGTCGAGGCGGTCCTTGCGGCGCATCCGGGGGTGCGGCAGGCCGCGGTGATCGCCCGCGAGGACCGGCCCGGCGACAAACGCCTCGTCGGTTACGTCGTGCCGGACGGTGAGCGTGAGGTGGATGCCGAGTCGCTGCGCGTACACGTCGCGGGGCGGTTGCCGGAGTACATGGTGCCCGCGGCCGTCGTGGTCCTGGACGAGCTGCCGTTGACCGTGAACGGGAAGGTGGACCGGGCCGCGCTGCCCGCGCCGGACTTCGCCGCGCGGACCATCGGTCGGGAGCCACGCACGGAGAGCGAGCGCGTGTTGTGCGCGCTGTTCGCCGAGGTGCTGGGGTTGGAGCGGGTCGGCGTCGAGGACGGGTTCTTCGAGCTGGGCGGCGACTCCATCAGCTCCATGCAGCTGGCTTCGCGGGCGCGCCGTGCGGGGCTCGTCATCACGCCCCGGCAGGTGTTCGAGGAGCGGACGCCGGAAGGCCTGGCGGCCGTCGTGCGGGCGCCCGACGAGGCACGGACGACGGTCGACGTCGGCGTGGGCGAGGTGCCGTGGACGCCGGTGATGCGGGCGTCGGGGGAGCGGGCGGCGCGGCCCGGGTTCGCGCAGTGGGTGGTGCTGGGGGTGCCGGGCGGCCTCGGGCTGGACGTTCTTGCGGTGGGTCTGTCGGCCGTGCTGGACGCGCACGACATGTTGCGGGCCCGCACCGTTCCCGGTGAGGCGCGGCTCGTGGTGGCGGAGCCGGGGTCGGTCGACGCGGCTTCGTCGCTGTCACGTGTGGATGCGGTGGGGGCCGGGCCCGAGGTGGTGCGGGAGCTGGCGGCCGGTGCTGCTCGGGAGGCGGCGGGGCGGCTGGATCCGGTGGCCGGGGTGATGGTGCGGGCGGTGTGGGTGGACGCGGGACCCGACCGGGCCGGTCAACTCGTGCTAGTAGCACACCACTTGGTGGTCGACGGCGTGTCCTGGCGGGTGCTGGTCCCGGATCTGCGGGCGGCGTGCGAGGCGGTGGCCGAGGGGCGTGTGCCGGAAGTCGATCCGGTGGGTACGTCGTTCCGGCGCTGGTCGCAGTTGCTGACCGCGGAGGCCACCGGGGAGCAGCGGGTCGCGGAGCTCGACGGCTGGCTGGACCTGCTCGGGGAGACCCAACCCCACCTTGCACGCCGCGGGTTGGACTCGTGCCTCGACACCGTGGGCACCTTGCGCCGACAGAGCTGGGTGGTGCCCCCGGAGCAGGCGGAGGCGCTGCTCAGCAGGACGCCGACCGCGTTCCACTGCGGTGTCGACGACATCCTGCTCGCGGCTCTCGCAGGCGCCGTCGCGCACTGGAGGCCGGAGGCGGCCGCGGGCCTCCTGGTCGACGTGGAGGGGCACGGCCGTGAACCGCTCGGCGGACACGACGACGTGGACCTGTCCCGCACGGTCGGCTGGTTCGCCGCCGCCCACCCGGTCCGCCTGGACGCCTCAGGGATCGACCTCGCCGAGGCCCGCGCGGGCGGCCCCGCGGCGGGCGCGCTGCTGAAGTCGGTCAAGGAGCAGCTGCGCGCGGTGCCGGGCGGTGACGGGCTCGGTTACGAGCTCCTGCGCCATCTCAACGCGGAGACCGCACCCGTCCTCCGCGCCCGGCCCGCTCCCGAGATCGGCTTCAACTACATGGGCCGGTTCACATCCGACGTACGGGCATCCTCCGCGACCGGCGCATGGCAGTTGCAGGGCGAGACGGCCATCGGCGGGTCGTCCGACCCGGACATGCCTCTGCGGCACCTGCTGGACGCGGGCGCGATGGTCCAGGACACCCCGGGAGGCAGGCGGCCGCAACTGACGGTCACCCTGAGCCGGCCCGGACACCTAGTGGCGGACGACGAGGCCGAAGAGCTCGGCCGCACCTGGGTGGAGCTCCTGTGCGGCGTGGCCGCCCACACCGACGCGCCCGCCGCGGGCGGTCACACGCCCTCCGATTTCCCTCTCCTCGATCTGGCGCAGGACGAAGTCGACGAATTCGAAGGGGCACCGGGCCCGACCGCGGCCCAAGACCCCTCCTGA